The DNA region GATGCCTTGAATAAAATTATAAAGACGGACGTTAATGTTCCGCCGGTTATTGTTATTGCCACCATGCGCGACCTGCTGGCGAAAAGCAAATACAGCGAGTTAATCCTGCAGGGCCAGGTATTAATGGCCCGGTTAAGCAATTCATCTGAAGCGGAAACGGTCCAGTATCTCCCGGAGGCGTTGCTCATTATGGCCGAGTCATATAAGACCCAGGAGCGTTTCTGCGAGGCCATAATTCTTTACGAAACCGTTTATCTTAATCCGAAGTATAAAGACGCCAAGAGCACCCAAAAAGAGGACCTTGCCCCGCTGGCTGCTTATGGCGCCGCTTCATCATATCTGAGCATGGGGGCGGCTACCGGTGATGAGGCCGATAAGGCAAAATACAAGGAAAGCTTTGCCTATCTGACCAAGACCTGGCCGGATAACGATATCGTGAAGAGTATCAAGTATTTCCAGGCCAAAGAGTACGAGGGGGAAAACCGGTACTTTGATGCGGCAAAAGCATACGAGCAGGTCCCGGCCTCTAATAAATATTATTACGATTCGTTGTTCCGCATTGGAAGAATGTATCATCTCCAGTCAGATAATATCCTGGCGCCGTCGTATAGAAAAGAGAAAGATGCCAAGAAGAAGGATGAGATTAAGAATGAGATTCTCCGCGCCTTTGCCTCGGCCGAAGAATCATACAAGAAAGCCCTTAAGTTATACGAGGAAAAATCAAAAGAGGCCTTAGACGAGGAATCCAAGAACAAGATAGCCCACAATGAACTGCAGACGCGCATATTTTTATCCCGGATGTATCTCAGCGAGTTTTTGGGCAAATACTCAGAAGTCCTGGCAATCTTAAGCGGCCTGGAAAAGAAATACGCCTCAAAAGCTGATGCGGTCAGGGAGATTCTGCAATTGAAGATAGAGGCGTATATCAATATGAACGAGCTCGATAACGCCGAAGCTCATTTTAAATCCCTGCAGGAATACGCCCGGAAGGACAACAACCCGGAAATTACCGCTCCGGCTATGCAAATGATGGCCCTGGCCTACGTGAAAAAAGCGGACAGTATCGTGCCCCAGCCCGAATCGTCGACGCCCGAGGGTAGGAGGAAAAGAGCGGACGCGATTAGGGAAAAGAAAGAGAAGTCTGCGGAGGAATACAAGAAGTTTGCCGATGCCCTGCAGCGCGCCGGCAGTTATTTCAGCCAGTGGGTGGAACTCAGGAAAAAGACCATAACTCCGGATGAGGTGTTATCGGTGGCGGAAAACCTGTTGCAATTCGCCGAGGAAATTGGAAAGAACGATTTCTATACGAAAGCGATTGATTTATACGAGAGAATCCTCAGCAAGGAGTTCCAGGGGAAATTGCCGCGCCAGGAAGCCTGGCTGATTAAATGGCGGTTAGCCAGAGCGCTGCGCGCGCTGGGTGAGAAGGATAAGGCCGTTACCATCCTGGAGAGTCTGGATGCCGAGAAGAAGAATAACGTTGATATCATAAAAGAGCTGGCATTGGCTTATGAAGCCGCCGGCTCAAAGGATAATCAGACCCCCTGGCAATCAGCCCGGAAAACCTGGGCCCGGCTGGGCGGGTTGTTAAAGAGCGGGACAGAGGAATGGTGGGAGACGAAATACCATTTTGTAACCATAGAATATTGGCTGGGCAATTTCAAGGAAGCGCTTTATGCCATGAAGATGATTGAACAGGGCGTCAGCCCTGATTATGACAACAATAAATGGGGTTATAAGGATAAATTCAGCGAACTGAAGAAGAAAGTCGAAGCCAAATAGAAGAGAAAAATAGGCGTATAAAACTTGACAGAAACCGTATTTTAGTATTGCCTGTAACGGAAAGGAAGGGTGAAAATGAAAGCGTTGAGAGTATTAACCGTCCTGACTTTTCTTGTCTTCCTGATGCCCGGGTTATGTCTTCTGGCCCAGGAAGTCGATGTGGTGTCTTCATCATCTCCGGATGGTAAATCTGTCCAGGATGATGCCGGTGAAATCACCAGTGAAACATACAACGGTGTGGAAATAAAAGTAAAAGGGACCAGCGCCGTTAAGACCATTAAATTAGACCTGATTAAAAACATCACCTACCGCGATGAGCAAAAGGATTACCTGAACGGCAAGCAACTCCAGCAAGACGGCAAATATCCGCAGGCCATCGAGTCGTATAAAAAGGCGCTCAACGATACGCGGTTGAGGGCCATATTCAAACAGCATGTCCTTTATAATATCGCCGTGTGTTATCATAACGCCAAACAGCTTGATGAGGCGATTCAGGCCTATGATGAGGTGCTTAAGGCGTTTGAGAAGACCCGTTATTTTAAACAGGTGTATTTCAATAAGAGCGAGTGCGCCGCAAAAAAGCCAGACCTGGAAAAGGCATTGAGCATCCTGGATGACGCCAAGGTTAAAGGTCAGGATCTGGGCGATAAATTCAAGCTGGAGGTTGACCTGCGCAAGGCCAATCTCCTGGAGGACAATAAGAAACTGGATGAGGCCAAGGCTATTTATAACCAGCTTAAAACCAGGGCCCAAATGCAACCGGCCATACGAGACCGGGCCATGATCGGGCTGGGACGGGTGGAGTTGGCAGGTGGAAATATTTCCGGAGCAGAAGAGGCATTTAACGAGGTAATAGAGAAATCAACTGACGCCGTAGCCAAGGCCGGCGCCTATAACGGAAAGGGCGATTGTCTTATGGCCAATCCTAAGGCCGATTATAAAATAATAAAGAACGCCCTTTTCGCCTACCTGCGCTCCAAACTTCTCTATCCGGCCCCGGCCGGCGAGCCGACCATGGAAGAGGAAAAGGCCATTTATAACGCCGGGCTGTGTTGCGAGAAGTTAGCCCAGGCATTGCCCCAGGAAAAGAAGAAGGTTTATATCAATAATGCCAAAATACTCTATCTGGAGGTGAAGCAGAAATTCCCCGGTTCCAGGTTCGTGCCGGAGGCGAATAAGAGATTGTCCGAGCTGGGCAAATAAATTATTAACTGTAGAAAAGCAGCAGAGAGAAGGAGAGAGAACTATGTTTTACGGGAAAAATAAGACCGGCCAGGCCGCTATAATCGTCACCATTTTATTGGTAACTCTGTTTATCAGCGCAGTAGGATTTAACTATATCTATGCTCAGGACGGGGGCGATAAAAAGGCAGGCGGAGAGTCGGGTTTTATGGAGTTAGTTAAGGCCGGTTCCTGGGTCGGGCATTTTATCATCCTGTGCAGTATCGCCGGCATGGGTTTTGTCATTGAGCATATTGTGAATATCAAGCGGGACAAGTTATGCCCGCCTGATGTGGTTGCCGAGTTGGAGGCATTGGTGGAAGAAGGCAGATATGAAGAGGCGGTAACCCTTTGCAGCGCCAATCCCAACTTTTTCTGCAATATTGTGGGCGCGGCCCTGTCCAAGGTCAATGAGGGTTATGATTCCATGGTCGAGGCCATGGGCACGGCCGGCGAAGAGGAGGCCGCCAAATTGAATATGAAAATCAGTTACATCTCCCTTATCGGCAATATCGCCCCTATGTTAGGCCTGACCGGGACCGTCACCGGTATGATTGCGGCATTCGGTATCATCAAGAAAACAACTTCTCCTTCGCCGGCGATGCTGGCCCAGGGTGTTGAGGAAGCTCTTGTCACCACCGCTGAGGGGCTCTTTGTGTCGATGCCTCTGATGACCGCATTCTTCCTGTTCAAGAATAAGGTGACCATGTATATCATTGAAATCGGCATCATGGCCGGTGAATTCGTGGATAAATTCAAGAACCTGACCGTGGAACAACAGCAATAACCTGATTTAGGACTGATAAAAAAATGAGATTGAAACGTCCGGCAATGCTGGAATCAACCGGGTTGAATATGACCCCGATGATTGACATCGTTTTCCAGTTGATTGTTTTCCTGATGCTGGCCTCAGACTTTGCCAACCAGGAAATGGAACGCGTTTACCTGCCCAAGGCCGATGCGGCCGTGGCTGACGACCATCCGGATAAAACACGGCTGATGGTCAATATCAACCACGAAGTTCCAAAGGATACAGAGTGTCCGCAGTTAAAATATAAAAGCGGTATTTTGCAGCAACCTTGCCAGATTGATGAACACTGGAAAATAAAGATAAAGGGCAGGGAGTTGACCATACCTGAGCTGGAACAGCAACTGGTTTTGGAAGGCAATATGGACCGGGAAATCAAGGATAATCCCAAAAGTCCGTCAAACCGGCCGGTGATGATACGGGCTGACGGCAGCGCTCCTTTTAAACTGATTACCAAGGTTTTGGAGGCGGCCGGCAAGGCGCTGGTCTGGAAGATAGAAATAGGCGCTGAAAAACCACCTGAGGACTAAAACATGGCGAAAAGAATTTCCAGTAAAGTAGAAGAAGCCAATATGGAGTTGAATATGACTCCAATGATTGACGTCATATTCCAGTTAATCATATTCTTTATGTGCTCCATACATTTTAAGTCGCTGGAAGGTAAGTTATATTCCTATCTTCCCAGAGACAAGGGAATGGCCAACACCTCGGTTACCGACCCGATTTTAGAAGAGGTCCGGATAAAATTGGCGTATTCTGATACCGCGGATCTCTTGACCAAAATCAAGGTGGGCGATAAGGATTTTGGATCTGGTAAGGACGCCTGGGATGCTTTATATAAGCATATGCAGGGCATGGCTTCAAGCTTGGTGACGCCCAGCGGCGATGTGATACCGGTCAAAATAGATTCAGACGAGAAAATACCTGTTCAGTCGGTGGTTAACGCCCTTAATATCTGTAAGAAGGCGGGTGTGCAGAAAACGGAATTCGCGGCCAAAACCTCTCCGGGCAAGAAGCCATAATAGCTCATAATGAGGAAGATACTTGTAATGAGTAAATCTGACTTGCTGATTAAAACCGATTTGGGACTTTTATCCCGATTGCTCATCGGGGTCGGCATCTCTTTAATCGCCTTATTGGTTTCAGTAAATTGCGGCGGCCCGGCGGTAGCCAAATCGAGAAGTCTTTCCATCACGTCCCAGCTTCCGGCCAAGGTTTCGGGCACGGCAGTCGTTATGGAAAACGTCGCGCCGGCGGCAATCCCGCCTAATTCAGCCAATGTGCCGGTCGTTCACTTCGCTATGGCTACTAACCAGCCGGATATTATCCTGAAATCCGTCCGGTTTGACCAGACCGGAACCCTCAAGGATAACGATATCAAGGGTATTAAGCTCTTTCTGGATAACGGAGATGAAGCTTTCAATGCCATCACCGATATCCTGCTTTCCTCGTCGGTTCTCAAGAACGATGCCTGTGAATTCAAGCTGGAACAACCCATCATCAGCCGGGCCCAGTCATTTTTCATAACCGTTGACGTGGTCAGCAGCATTGTTGGCACGGTTTCATTCTTGTTTACCGCCGAATCAATCGGCACCACCGATATAGTCGGCGTCACCGGCAAATTCCCGTTTTCCAGCGCTCCGATGTCTGTGTCGGCTGTATCCGCTCCGGCGGTTGGCGCGGCGGAAAAACCGGCCGTCAAAGCGCGCGAAGAACCGGCCCGGGAAACCGGCGAGGCCGGAGATATCATGTCCGAACTGGAAAAGGAAAAATCGGTCAAGATGCAGGAAAACGAATTCCTGGCCCAGAAATACTACGAGACGGGTTTAAAATTATTCAAGGAGTTTAATTACAGCCAGGCAAAAGACACCATAGACCGGGCATTGGAACTAAATCCCCAGCACAAGGAAGCCCGGAAGCTCTACTCGGAGATACAGTTGATTCTGGGCTCCCGGTCCGACGAAATCAAGGTTATAAAGGAATTTATGCAGGAACAGCTATCGGTCAAGATTCAGGAAACCGAGATTGTGGTCAGGAACCATTTTCTGAGCGGAGAAAAACTGATAGCCGAAAAGAGATACAACGAAGCCCGGCTGGAATTTGAAGCGGTTATAAACAAGTTGAAATGGATACCGTATGAAATAGGATTGAAGGATTACCTGGTCAAGGCGCAGGAGCGCTTAAAGCAGATGCAGGATATGATAATCCGGCAGGAAGAAGAGATAAACCGGCAGCGCCGTGAAGCTGCCACCAGAATCGCCCAGGAAGAGGAGTTCAAACGCCAGCAGGAATATAACGAAAAAATCAAATCGCTCTTCAAAGAGGCGTTGGTTTTCTTTGAACAACAGCGGTTTGAAGAGGTGGAGCGCTTGGCGGTGACCATACTGGAATTGGCCCCTAATTTCAAGGCCGCCGAGGAATTAAAGAAAGAGGCCATCAGGTCAAGGCACTATGAAGTGTCCGAGAAATACCTGCAATTGCGTTCGGAGCGTTTTAAGGCGATGTATGACGAATTCAAGGAAACCGTCATACCCTATGCCGGCGACCGGGTGGTGCGATATGACCCGGATATCTGGAAGATAGCCAGCAAGCGAAAACCGCCCGGGATGGTTACCAGCAAGACCGAAGAAGATCCTGATATCGTGGAAATAAAGCGTAAACTCAAGACCATCAGGCACGATTTCAAGCTGGAAGGCAATGACACCCTATACGACGTGACGGATTACATCCAACAGCAGTATAAAATACCGATTATCTACGCCTCTGATGTCAAACAGGAAGGCATTCCGAATGAGAAAAAGACACTGGCGTTAACCGGGCTGCCTCTGGAGATAGGGTTAAAGAACCTCCTGGAGCAATACGGGCTGTCATACGGATTTGACCGCGAGGTAAAGAGTTTAAAGATAACCAAGGTCACGGCCCTGGAGGAGGAATTGGAATGGCGGGTGCACAATGTGGATGACCTGGTCCGGGACATACCGGAATTCCCCGGACCGAATGTGGAGCTGCCGCTGACGCCGGGCGGAGCGCCGGGTTGGACTATGCCGCAGGCCGATATTCCGGGGGTCAGTAAAATAAACATAGAAGAAGTGATGGATTTGATTAAGAAGAATACCGGTAAGGACCGCAAGGGGCAAACCACCTGGGAAGGCAGTATCCCGGGTGTGAATATCCGCCGGATCGGGGACAGCAATAAGATGATGGTGGTGCATAGCGCCTCGGTCCAGGAAGAGATACTGGAATTCCTGCAAATCTTAAGGTCATTCAGAAGCGCTATGGTTTCCATTGAAGCCACCTTTATGACGACCACGGACGACTTCCTTGAAAGCCTGGGCGTGGAATTAAGGAATATTCCCCGCCAATCCATACCCAATGCGCCGGACATCCCCGGACAGTCCAACCCGACCGCCGGTTTGCTTTTGGGCGGGACCAGGGATGCCCGGTTCCGGACTGCCTATACCTTGCGGGACCAGAATAACCAGGTTGAGTCCGCATTGCCGCCGACGGCCGTAGGCGGCTTGGGGCTGCAATTTGCCGTATTGGGCTCTCCGCGTATCAATATGCTCATGACCGCCCTGGAAAAGACCGGCAAGGGAACGGTCTTGGATTCGCCCAAGATTACCGCCCTTAACGGCCAGCGGGTTAACGTCTCATTTGTAAAACAGCGCCAGTATATCCAGGACGGCGATATTCAGGCCGGCGCCGTGGCCTATGAGCCGGTCGTAAATACCTTTTCTACCGGAGTGGTGCTGGATGTCAAGCCGGTCATGAGTTATGACCGGAAATTTATTACCATCCATGTCTTCCCGACCTTATTGGAGCTGATAGATGTCCGGGAAGTGACTATGGAATATTTGGCCGACCCGCCGGGAATCGGCGTTGAATTACGCACGGAAATTACCATTGAACTGCCCTGGCTGCGGCTCCAGAGATGCCGGACCAGCGCCGTTGTGCCTGATGAAGGCGCCCTGGTCCTGGGCGGAATGAAGACCATCTATGACCGGGATATCACCAACTCCACGCCGTTAATGGATAAAATCCCTATTCTGGCGCCATTCTTCAGGCGCAAGGTTACCTCCGAGGAAAAACGCTACCAGATGGTTATTATCAGAGCTAAGATTGTGGAGCTGCCTGAGATTGAACAAG from Planctomycetota bacterium includes:
- a CDS encoding tetratricopeptide repeat protein, whose amino-acid sequence is MKALRVLTVLTFLVFLMPGLCLLAQEVDVVSSSSPDGKSVQDDAGEITSETYNGVEIKVKGTSAVKTIKLDLIKNITYRDEQKDYLNGKQLQQDGKYPQAIESYKKALNDTRLRAIFKQHVLYNIAVCYHNAKQLDEAIQAYDEVLKAFEKTRYFKQVYFNKSECAAKKPDLEKALSILDDAKVKGQDLGDKFKLEVDLRKANLLEDNKKLDEAKAIYNQLKTRAQMQPAIRDRAMIGLGRVELAGGNISGAEEAFNEVIEKSTDAVAKAGAYNGKGDCLMANPKADYKIIKNALFAYLRSKLLYPAPAGEPTMEEEKAIYNAGLCCEKLAQALPQEKKKVYINNAKILYLEVKQKFPGSRFVPEANKRLSELGK
- a CDS encoding tetratricopeptide repeat protein, with the protein product MIKYNTNQKTAVILLFLVALGFIVFNGHTPSFSEAKPQEGQQESDLDFADRLAEESTPGGLNFLDIAEEMAQDILKNTASKKVQQHATLVLGKIKKFSSTMERDPEKRAQLMNESVDILTKFIQENADYSGISEAKFELSELLQGKAIFLSNVAKVEADPAKKQGLIEQVEATYIRINEDLNSMIGEYQKTLDGTSAEDKREELDNKIMRASYTLAQNFYLRGMLYNKGDENNKKYIQESIKSFNTFALKYGDKLLCYEAADYIGECYYELDNYRDAKTYYKMTANLYKTIKDDEEKTPEEKTDIINECQDIIQRGYAHLAKAANATRDYAEAIKTIDELIKIYPKGQSEQGMETGLLEKAYALFATNNKDKALAIVQDIKDNSKNSASRSAANDALNKIIKTDVNVPPVIVIATMRDLLAKSKYSELILQGQVLMARLSNSSEAETVQYLPEALLIMAESYKTQERFCEAIILYETVYLNPKYKDAKSTQKEDLAPLAAYGAASSYLSMGAATGDEADKAKYKESFAYLTKTWPDNDIVKSIKYFQAKEYEGENRYFDAAKAYEQVPASNKYYYDSLFRIGRMYHLQSDNILAPSYRKEKDAKKKDEIKNEILRAFASAEESYKKALKLYEEKSKEALDEESKNKIAHNELQTRIFLSRMYLSEFLGKYSEVLAILSGLEKKYASKADAVREILQLKIEAYINMNELDNAEAHFKSLQEYARKDNNPEITAPAMQMMALAYVKKADSIVPQPESSTPEGRRKRADAIREKKEKSAEEYKKFADALQRAGSYFSQWVELRKKTITPDEVLSVAENLLQFAEEIGKNDFYTKAIDLYERILSKEFQGKLPRQEAWLIKWRLARALRALGEKDKAVTILESLDAEKKNNVDIIKELALAYEAAGSKDNQTPWQSARKTWARLGGLLKSGTEEWWETKYHFVTIEYWLGNFKEALYAMKMIEQGVSPDYDNNKWGYKDKFSELKKKVEAK
- a CDS encoding biopolymer transporter ExbD; the encoded protein is MRLKRPAMLESTGLNMTPMIDIVFQLIVFLMLASDFANQEMERVYLPKADAAVADDHPDKTRLMVNINHEVPKDTECPQLKYKSGILQQPCQIDEHWKIKIKGRELTIPELEQQLVLEGNMDREIKDNPKSPSNRPVMIRADGSAPFKLITKVLEAAGKALVWKIEIGAEKPPED
- a CDS encoding biopolymer transporter ExbD, whose protein sequence is MAKRISSKVEEANMELNMTPMIDVIFQLIIFFMCSIHFKSLEGKLYSYLPRDKGMANTSVTDPILEEVRIKLAYSDTADLLTKIKVGDKDFGSGKDAWDALYKHMQGMASSLVTPSGDVIPVKIDSDEKIPVQSVVNALNICKKAGVQKTEFAAKTSPGKKP
- a CDS encoding MotA/TolQ/ExbB proton channel family protein, with amino-acid sequence MFYGKNKTGQAAIIVTILLVTLFISAVGFNYIYAQDGGDKKAGGESGFMELVKAGSWVGHFIILCSIAGMGFVIEHIVNIKRDKLCPPDVVAELEALVEEGRYEEAVTLCSANPNFFCNIVGAALSKVNEGYDSMVEAMGTAGEEEAAKLNMKISYISLIGNIAPMLGLTGTVTGMIAAFGIIKKTTSPSPAMLAQGVEEALVTTAEGLFVSMPLMTAFFLFKNKVTMYIIEIGIMAGEFVDKFKNLTVEQQQ